The window GAGTGCAGTGATCTTTCTGAAGTGCAGTCTCACTATGCCATTTTTCTGCTCGAACTCCCTCCAAGGCTCCCTGTTGTCCTTATGGTCCTTAGGCTAGTGTCTCAGCTCTTTATCTCAGGTATCAAGGTcctgctgggggaggggagcaatTAACCtctgtgctctgttgcccacctGTCCTCGGCCCTACTCAGATCTTGGATGCCTCAACTACACTGGGCTGACCCCTTGTTGCTCTGAGACGTgctatcctctttttttttttttttttttgacagagtttcgctcttgttgcccaggctggagtgcagtgatgccatcttggcacactgcaacctctgcctcccgggtgcaagtgattctcctgcctcagcctcccgaagtagctgggattacaggcgtccaccaccacgtccagctaatttttgtctatttttagttgagacagggtttcaccatgttggccaggctggtcttgaactcctgacctcagtgatccacccgccttggcctcccaaagtgctgggattacaggcgtgagccaccgcgcccggccgtgctATCCTCTTTTATTCCTCCACGCCTTTGCCCATGCTGTGACCTCTGCCTGGATAGCCCTTCCCTACATCTCCCAGCTCCAGTGTTAAGTGCTTCCCTCAGCTTCCTAGGTTTAGTCAGCAGCGTCCCTTCGCTCCATCTCTGGTACAGGCCCAGATCCTCTAGAGTAGACAGAAGATTCCAGGGGCTGTGTCGGGAGAACAGGATAAACAACCGCCACAGTCCTCTCGGACTTCTCTTGAAGGGACAGATGTCCCTTCAAGTCCCTTTTGGGCATATGCGCAGAAGCGTATGTGCAGAAGTATTAGTTTAAAAGCTGATAATATACCatgctttgtttattcattcacccattgatggacacttgtgCTTCCCCTTTTTGGCTACTGGAAATAATTCTGCTTTGAAAATGGGTGTACAGATATCCCTTCAAGTCCCCTTTGGGCATATGTGCAGAAGTAGAACTGCTGGATCacgtggtaattctatttttagttctttgaggaatcactatactgttttccatagcagaagttgaaattgaattaaaaaaaatcttcccgGCACAAGCTGGCTTGTATGGTTTTGAAATCTGTACTCTCACCCTCCCTCCACTGTGATCAAAGCAGAAATCTAGCACACAGCATCCAGGACAGCCAAAGACCAAAGCCCATCCCCTTCCACATAAcctcctcctcacccctccaCTTTTCAACGctgccttcctgggctcaagattcAATGCTTTATTTTTAGCCCACACGTTGGACTGGGGCTCCAGGAATGCACTTGATGCCTGAGGTGTAACCAGACCCCTGCGTGCACCACTTTTAGCTCCCGCCTTTAGCTTGACATGATAAAAAGCCTTCCACAAAGCAGCTGTAAGCTTGTGGGCCGCAGGCCTGATCCAGTTTTATTTAACCActgataatttgaatttttttttttttaaaaaagtggtctgggtgcagtggctcacgcctataatcccagcactttgagaggccaaggtgggcggatcacttgaggtcaagacttcaagattagcctggtcaatatggtgaaatcctgtctctactaaaaaaaaaaaaaaaaaaaaaaaaaaattccaggtatggtggcaggtgcctgtagtcccagctacttgggaggctgaggcaggagaatccctcaagtctgggaggcagaggttgcaatcgtgccactgcactccagcctgggcaacagagtgagactccatctcaaaaaaaaaaaaaagtggccgggcatggtggctcacgcctgtaatcccagcactttgggaggctgaggcgggtggatcacgaggtcaggagatcgagaccatcctggctaacagggtgaaaccccatctctactaaaactgcaaaaaattagccaggcatggtggcacgtgcctgtagtcccagctacccaggaagctgaggcaggagaatcgcttgaacctgcgaggcggaggttgcagtgagccgagatggggccattgcactacagcctgggcgacagagcaaaactctgtctcaaaaaaaaaaaaaagtggtaaaatagacataaaattaaccaccataaccatttttaagtgtacagttcagtggcgtTAAATActttcacagtgttgtgcaattATCACAACCATCCATATCTAGGGctgttttcatcttcccaaactgacactctgtccccattaaacactaactctcaTTCCCCGTCCCGCAGCCTCTGGCAcccaccattccactttctgtctctatgaatctgattactctaggtacctcatatatatggaatcataactgtatttgtccttttaacataatgttctcaaggtttatctgtgtggtagcatgtgtcacaatttctttttttttatttttatttttttcttagagacagagtcttactcagccacccaggctggagtgcagtggcatgatcatggttcactgcagcctccacttcctgggctcaagtgatcctcccaccttagtcacctaagtagctgggaccacaggcatgtgccaccacgcttggctaatgtttttatgttttgcagagatggggttttgccgtgttgcccagcctggtcttgaactcctggggtcaagtgatcctcctacctcagcctcccaaagtgctgacattactggcatgagccagtATGCCTGGCTAGAATTTCCATATTTTCCccctttggtttttatttttttgtgaagtctcaaataatttccttttttaaaaactgataatatACCatgctttgtttattcattcgCCCATTGATGGACGCTTGTGCTTCCCCTTTCTGGCTACTGgaaataatgctgctttgaaaATGTGTGTACAGAGATCCCTTCAAGTCCCCTTTGGGCATATGTGCAGAAGtagaactgctggatcatatggtaattctatttttagttctttgaggaatcactatactcttttccatagcagaagtggaaatttaaaaaaaaaaaaaaatagttgccaAACTCTAGATTTGGGGCTTCTGCTAAGAAACTGGAGGTCTGACCCCAATGGTCTTGCACTTGCAGAACCAGCCTCCTCAGGCCCCTCAGAGACACCTCCCCAGCTAAGCAGTGCCCTTTCCCCAGAGGTCTGGGTCCCAGCTCTGGAGGACCCTCTCTCAATCTTctcacactttatttatttatttatttatttatttatttatttatttatttattgagacagagtcttgctctgtcgcccaggctggagtgtagtggcgctatctcggctcactgcaagctctgcctcccaggttcatgccattctcctgcctcagcctcccgagtagctgggaccacaggtgcccgccaccacgcccggctaattttttgtatttttagtagagacagggtttcaccgtgttagccgggatggtctccatctcctgacctcgtgatccacccgcctcggcctcccaaagtgctgctgggattacaggcatgagccactgcgctcggctatttatttatttatttatttactgagacggagtcttgctctgttgcccaggctggagtgtagtggcatgatctcggctcactgcagcctctacctcccaggttcaagtgattctcctgcatcagcctcccaagtagctgggattacaggtgcccgccaccaagcctggctaatttttgcatttttagtagagatagggtttcaccatgttggccaggctggtctcgaactcctgacctcaggtgatctgcccaccttggcctcccaaagtgttgggattatagactgagccaccgcacccagcctctcacttcttttttttttttgagacagagtcttgctttgtctcccaggctggagtgcagtggtgcgatctcagctcactgcaagctctgcctcccgggttcatgacattctcctgcctcagcttcccaagtagctgggactacaggcacccgccaccacgccgggctaattttttgtatttttagtagagatggggtttcatcatgttagccaggatggtcttgatctcctgaccttgtgatccgcccatctcggcctctcaaagtgctgggattacatgtgtgagccaccacacctggccccggCCTCTCACTTCTAATAGCtacaacctctttcctttttctctctagcCCTAGGCAGTTCCCTCAGTTACACTTTGTGATACTATGGTCCCTTTCTGCGTTTCTAGTAGTCCTGCACCTGGTTAACATGTCCCTCTATTAAATTCTTTCTGTTAAAGCACCTGGTGTGGTTTTCGTTCGCTTGGCTGACAGATCCCACTTAGCTGGTGTTCTCACCTGGAATTGCTAGACAGCAGCTGCCCCCTTTGGTCAGGTATATGCTCTTCTGTTCCCCTCTTCCTGCTccctacttttttcatttttatttttatttttttgataccgggtctcgctctgtcacccaggctggggtgcagtggtatgatcatggctcactgcagccttgacttcctgggctccagcgattctcccactccagcctcccaagtagctaggtccACAGGTACACGCTACTacactcctgatctcaagcaatccacccaccttggcctcccaaagtattgggattataggtgtgagccactgcacccagcccccactTTTCTACATCTTGCTGACTCTGTATGCCTGACCCTAAGGGGATCTGATTTGTGCTCCTGTCTAATGTAATAACGCCCATTGATTGAGCATCACCTATGTGCCAGAGTCTGTGCATAAGACTTTATGTAATTATCTCATGCAGTTCTCAACATAATACCGTGAGGTGGGCACTGTTATgctccccattgtacagatgagaacattaaggctgggagaggggaggaCTTGACCAAAATCACAGCCAGGGCCAGcattggtggctcacgcctgtaatcctagcactttgggaggtcgaggcaggtggatcacctgaggtcaggagtttgagaccagcctggccaatatggtgaaaacccatctctaccaaaaatacaaaaattagccaggtgtggtggcaggtgcctataatcctagctactcaggaggctgaggcaggagaatcacttgaatatggtgggtggaggttgcagtgagctgagatcacaccacttcactccaggctgggcaaaagagcaaaactctgtctcaagaaaaagaaagaaagaaagaaagaaagaaaataaaatcacagccAGGCAGTGGCAGAGCTGGCCACAGGGACCCATCATTCCTATAAAATGAGGCTAACCACATTGTTCCCAAGTCAGTAAGTTCATACTTCTATCGTGAaaactgtgttttatttatatgtttaataaatatctgaTCTGTGCACTCTGGGCTCCCGTTAAATTAGGTTACATACAAGTACTTGAAATCAAAACCTCAGAAGTTACCCTTCTGAGTTTTGAGAACAGCATGTCTGTGACCATCAAGAACTCAGTTCAAGTTCAGGATATCAATCACATAGcatggtgaccatagttaataacaatgtattgtatactttgCAAATTGCTGACAGTAGGTTTTTACTGTTCTCATCATAAAAAAAGGGTATGTGAGggatacatatgttaattagcttgatttagccattccacatatttcaaaacatgttgtacactacaaatacatgcaatttttatttgtcttttttttttttttttaattttagagaaacgatcttgctctgtcgcccaggctggagtgcagtggcttgatcgtacctcactgcagccctgaactcctgggctcaagcagtcctcctgcctcagcctcttgagtagctggaaccgcAGGTATGTACAGGTATGTACCGCCACAtttggtcattaaaaaaaaattgtagagatgggggtctcactatgttgcccaggttggtcttgaactctcagctTCAAGCGACCCTtagcctgagcctcccaaagtgcgaggattacagttgtgagcccccatgcctggctgccATTTAGTTTCTGATGatcattttcctgcctttttttttgggtgcaaaaaaaatggttttagtCCTCAGCATCTTACCTGCATCAGGTTCACCAAGGGGCCCCAGCCCGATGGCTCCCTGCCTCAAAGCAGTGGACCATCCATCTCTCCCAGGATGGCTCGGTAGCACCTGAGAGCGCATGCAGATAGCCTGGGATTTGAGAAAAACCATGAACCCAGACAGATCACAGCTTGCAGAGCTCAGGGTCCCTTGCTGTCCTCTGAGAGCAGTGACCTCCCAGAATCTTCCTGCTGGTCCAGGTACTGTGAAGCCTCAGGCCCCACACCCACCCTCTGCCTTCCATCCTTGCAGCTGGGTTGCACAGCAGTACTGCCCAAATGAGATGCCCCTGCCCGGGCTGGTGCCAACATTCAGACCACATGGAAGGAAAAGTGTTCTGTTTATTGGTCTGGCTTGGTCTCCTGTGCGTCTCTCAGAATGCTGCTCTGCCCTTGTGGGCTCAGGGGTCGCAGTGGTGGTCACACTGGGGCCTGCCTCTGCTGCCCACCTGGAAGTGGCCTCAGTCAGTCTTCCTGAACCCTGGAAGGCAAAGACCACAGGATGGCATGGGATTCTGAAGGCAGCCAGGCTTCATCCCCACCATCACCTCAGATGCCCAAGTACCCCTCACAGCTGGCATGATGTAGTCACCCCAGAAGCCATGGGTCTCAATGAACCACAGTCATAAtagctagttttctttttcttcattacaTGGATTAAAGGAGACAGATATTTCCCCAGCACAGCCACACAGCCACTTGGCCTCTCCATTCTGAGGCATAAGGTGGTCACAGAGCTGTTAGTCAAGAAAGACGATGTGCTTTCGCCCAGCCCAGCCACTaaagctgtgtgactgtgggcgagtcactccacctctctgagcctcattttcctattGGTCAAGTGTAACATTGCTAAAGCCTACCTCCCCAGTTGCTATTAGGCAAGTACAGCCATGGAGAAGACAGCGTTTGGGGAAGTGTAAAGTTCTATAAGAGAATGAAGACTAACCAGACCATTTTTCTACTGTTTCACACTTCAGGCCTTTGCATCCATTCCTCACTTGATCTTCACAACACACTTGTGCAGCAGAAAAGTATTACACCTATTTTCCAGTTGAGGAAACCGAGGCTACACGGCTCATccagggtcacagagctagtaaacTGGCAGAGGTAGGACTCAAACCTGGGTCCTCTGCCTCCAGGCTGTGTTCTTTCCTGTATGCTAAGCCTCTTTCTAAATGAAGACCCTGCTAGGGAGAAAATGAGTGAACACAGGAAGACTTTAAAAGTTACCTGTCAGCCTAAACTTCTGGAAGAGGGGGATGAAGCCTTGGAGGACGCTGTGGATACGGTACACTGctcagaagcaaagaaaaaagtaagttaAGTTTGTGCCCCAACAAGGGACACCAGGCCACCACTGGACAAGGGCCTAACTCATGCAAACAAAGCTCTGATGGTGGAACTTCAGGCAGCAGGTTAAGCTTAGATAATGGTACTAGAGTTATTATTACTAAAAACAACAACCACGAACAGCAGAAGTAGTGGCAGGAAACTCACTCACCAAATTCAGTTCCCAACTCCATTAACTAACTTGTTTTCAGTATCTGGCTAGTTCTATTTTGTttgccacttttatttatttattttatagacagagtcttgctatgttgcccaggctgaacgaattcctgggctcaagcaatcctcttgccccaatctcctgagtaactggaattacaggcgtgtgccctGGGCCCGGCCTCTTTGGCACTTTAAACTGTTGCTGTTGCATTGTATGGAGCTGCCTGTTTTTCCCACAGGGTTTTGCCAGTGACCTTACATTGACCTTGAAAGTGGTGAGGAAGAAAACATGAGcataaggaaatttttttttttttttttgagacagagtctcgctctgttgcccaggctggagtgcagtggcacaagcttggctcactgcaacctccgcctcctgggttcaagcacttctcctgtctcagcctcccgagtagctgagattacagacatgcgccaccaggcctggctaattttttgtatttttagtagagacagagtttcaccatgttggtcaagctggtctcaaactcctaacctcaggtgatccacacacctcagcctcccaaagtgctgggattacaggcgtaagccaccgcgcctggccagaaaatttttttaaaagtgtagatTGTGACTCTCTGGTCCATACTTGAATGAGtatgaaaatgaatatttctaCCCACGACCCCTCcaagagactgtgtgtgtgtccatgctGGGGGAGGGGCTTACCTAGTCCGAAGTAGATGCCAACGGTTTCCAGGGAGGCGAAGGTGAGCAGGCCGACCCCAAGAGACATGAACCAGTCTGGAAGGGCAGTGAGGGAGGGAATGGTCAGCCTCCAGGTCTTGACGCCCCTGCCCCCTGCACCACCCCATGCCATCCCCCTTGTGCATTCCCCAGGGCACCTCCCCTCACCTGCGTAATAGTGATAACACACCAGCAAGGCCCCGATGGCAAAGCACAGGAGGACGAAATGGAAAAACTCATCTGTGAAGGCAGGGGTGGGCAATCACTATctgctgctttctctctctttttttgggcagaggagacaaggtcttgctctgtcacccagggtggagtgcagttgtgcgatcccagctcattgcagccttgaagtcctgggcttaagcaattctcctgctttagcctcacAAGCAGCAAGgcctacaagtgcatgccaccacacccagcaaatttttaaaatttttagtagagataaggtctcgctatgttgcccaggctggtctcgaactcctggcttcaagcaatcctctcatctcggcctcccaaagtattgggattacagctgtgagccaccatgcctggcctctttttttttttttttttaattacaaaaaatcTCTGTGTGGAGCACCATGGTCTTTCCTCttgccctccccttcctcctagAAGTCCCCATGGATTCCAGGCCTGGAGCAGGGAAGTTGCTCCCATTTTCACTGCTCCTTTCCGATTCTGGTCTAATCTAACCTTACAACTTTCTCAGCTCAGCTGACCCTCCAGTTCCCCATCCTGGCCACAAGACCTGGAAGGTATTTACCATCCTAGTGACTGTGCATAGCAGAAAGAGCAGAGGACCAGGGCTCAAGCTCAGGCCACTCCACTCACAAGCTGTAAGGCCACTCCCCAAccttgaacctcagttttcatatctgcaaaatgggaaccATTGTCCCACCCTGTTGAGGTGATTCTGAGCTGAGTAATGTGTAAACTGCAGGGCACACGACAGAGGTGGGCTATGATTACTGCTGTGCTAGGCCACCAGCTGCATTTCACCCCTAGAAATCTAGCCAGACAGGAAAAAGCAGCTCTGCTACACCAAGTTCCTTACCATCTTTCTTTATATTCAGTCTTCTTAACTGAGAGGCCTCCACTTCTCCTTAAGAACAAGAGAGAGATGAATATTTAACTTTGATGCAGGACGGGAGGTGGGATTTTCTTTTCCCTGCCTCATTGAGAATTAATATCCTGGGTATATCTTCCTGGGTCAGAGGGCACTCACTGCAGGACCAGTCAAACTGTGAAGATGGGGGTACTGTCCTTGGAACCCCCACtgacttcctcctccttccttagGCCCGAGTCTGCCTTCCTTTCCATTTCCCCTGCACTGGAGATCCCCCTTCTGAATCATAGTGACACTGGCTGGCGACAGCATC is drawn from Homo sapiens chromosome 3, GRCh38.p14 Primary Assembly and contains these coding sequences:
- the TMEM40 gene encoding transmembrane protein 40 isoform d (isoform d is encoded by transcript variant 4); this encodes METSASSSQPQDNSQVHRETEDVDCPGHGEPDVLKDELQLYGDAPGEVVPSGESGLRRRGSDPASGEVEASQLRRLNIKKDDEFFHFVLLCFAIGALLVCYHYYADWFMSLGVGLLTFASLETVGIYFGLVYRIHSVLQGFIPLFQKFRLTGFRKTD